One segment of Triticum aestivum cultivar Chinese Spring chromosome 2A, IWGSC CS RefSeq v2.1, whole genome shotgun sequence DNA contains the following:
- the LOC123184926 gene encoding disease resistance response protein 206-like: protein MQGLTASCKIVLVMFLLGLGLAGATADSRRRHISSSPDEPCKKMTLYLHDILYNGVNNTANATAAPVTKPTDLSTTHWSNGTFFGMLVVFDDPVTEGTALPVGDEEPAARAQGFYFYDKKESYSGWFSFSLVFNSKA from the coding sequence ATGCAAGGCCTCACGGCATCTTGCAAGATCGTGCTCGTGATGTTTCTGCTCGGCTTAGGCTTGGCAGGAGCCACCGCCGACAGCCGTAGGAGGCACATCTCCAGCAGCCCTGACGAGCCCTGCAAGAAGATGACGCTCTACCTCCACGACATCCTCTACAACGGTGTCAACAACACCGCCAACGCGACCGCGGCGCCGGTCACCAAGCCGACGGACCTGAGCACAACGCACTGGAGCAACGGCACCTTCTTCGGCATGCTGGTGGTGTTCGACGACCCGGTGACGGAGGGGACGGCGCTGCCCGTCGGGGACGAGGAGCCGGCTGCGCGCGCGCAGGGGTTCTACTTCTACGACAAGAAGGAGTCGTACAGCGGCTGGTTCTCCTTCTCGCTCGTGTTCAACTCAAAGGCATGA
- the LOC123184928 gene encoding dirigent protein 5-like → MQGLAASCKIVLVMFLLGLGLAGATADSRRRVVSSSPDEPCKKMTLYLHDILYNGVNNTANATAAPVTKPTDLSTSHWSNGTFFGMLVVFDDLVTEGTALPVGDKEPAARAQGFYFYDDETRDLSIVGGTGDFFMARGIATIRTDATEGYFYFRLKMDTKLYECYV, encoded by the exons ATGCAAGGCCTGGCGGCATCTTGCAAGATCGTGCTCGTGATGTTTCTGCTCGGCTTAGGCTTGGCAGGAGCAACCGCCGACAGCCGGAGGAGGGTCGTCTCCAGCAGCCCCGACGAGCCGTGCAAGAAGATGACGCTCTACCTCCACGACATCCTCTACAACGGCGTCAACAACACCGCCAACGCGACGGCGGCGCCGGTGACCAAGCCGACGGACCTGAGCACGTCGCACTGGAGCAACGGCACCTTCTTCGGCATGCTGGTGGTGTTCGACGACCTGGTCACGGAGGGTACGGCGCTGCCGGTCGGCGACAAGGAGCCGGCGGCGCGCGCGCAGGGCTTCTACTTCTAC GACGACGAGACGCGCGACCTCTCCATCGTCGGCGGTACCGGCGACTTCTTCATGGCGCGTGGCATCGCGACGATTCGCACGGACGCCACTGAGGGCTACTTCTACTTCCGCCTCAAGATGGACACCAAGCTCTATGAGTGCTACGTCTGA